The following proteins are co-located in the uncultured Draconibacterium sp. genome:
- the ltrA gene encoding group II intron reverse transcriptase/maturase — protein sequence MNLWNETKSVPISKTMVWEAYKKVKANKGSAGVDQISMEEFDADRSKHLYKLWNRMASGSYFPPPVKEVEIAKKDGKTRKLGIPTISDRVAQMVVKDYLEPRFESIFSDNSYGYRPKRNAHQALAMVRENCRLTNWVIDLDIKGFFDNINHEKLLTALKKHTSENWCLFYIKRWLNVPVLKKSGELVQKQGKGTPQGGVISPLLANLFLHYAMDKWLELKHKAVSFVRYADDAIIHCKSKAHAEWLLRKLCERLNACGLELHPEKTKLIYCRDYRRHGDHPIVKFDFLGYSFQPRTTKSPKTGKLFLGYDCAISINSKKRIADKMEELDIVGLTYKSIVGVAQFLNPYIRGWINYFGKFRKHELNPIFQLLRKRIVRWVRRRYKRYKTSVNRAYKWFETVRKQFPMLFYHWQIGLCG from the coding sequence ATGAATTTATGGAATGAGACAAAATCAGTACCTATAAGCAAAACCATGGTATGGGAAGCTTATAAGAAAGTTAAGGCCAACAAAGGAAGTGCAGGCGTTGACCAAATCAGCATGGAAGAATTTGATGCTGACAGGTCGAAACACTTGTACAAACTTTGGAACCGCATGGCGTCGGGCAGTTATTTCCCTCCTCCTGTTAAAGAAGTTGAGATAGCTAAGAAAGACGGTAAAACCCGAAAACTTGGAATCCCAACAATCTCCGACAGGGTAGCACAAATGGTTGTAAAAGATTACTTAGAGCCGAGATTCGAGTCAATATTCAGTGATAATTCGTACGGTTATCGTCCAAAGCGTAATGCCCATCAGGCACTTGCAATGGTACGTGAGAATTGTAGGTTGACAAACTGGGTAATCGACCTCGATATAAAAGGTTTCTTTGACAACATCAACCATGAGAAATTATTGACTGCCTTAAAGAAACACACAAGCGAAAATTGGTGCTTATTTTACATTAAACGATGGTTGAATGTGCCAGTGCTAAAGAAATCAGGAGAACTGGTTCAAAAGCAGGGCAAAGGAACGCCACAGGGAGGTGTAATAAGCCCTTTATTAGCCAACTTGTTTCTGCATTACGCCATGGATAAATGGCTTGAACTAAAGCATAAAGCGGTGAGTTTTGTTCGCTATGCCGACGACGCAATAATTCACTGTAAGAGCAAAGCCCATGCAGAATGGCTGCTAAGAAAATTATGTGAACGGCTTAATGCTTGTGGTTTGGAGTTGCACCCTGAAAAGACAAAACTTATATACTGTCGTGATTATCGCCGTCATGGCGACCATCCGATAGTTAAGTTCGATTTTCTTGGTTATTCTTTTCAACCACGCACAACCAAATCACCTAAGACAGGAAAACTGTTCCTTGGATACGATTGTGCAATTAGTATTAATTCGAAGAAACGTATTGCAGACAAAATGGAAGAATTGGATATTGTTGGTTTAACTTACAAAAGCATTGTAGGCGTCGCCCAGTTTTTAAACCCGTACATTCGGGGTTGGATAAACTACTTTGGTAAGTTCAGGAAACACGAATTGAATCCAATCTTTCAACTACTGCGAAAGCGCATCGTGCGCTGGGTTAGAAGAAGGTATAAACGTTATAAAACCAGTGTAAACCGTGCCTATAAATGGTTCGAAACTGTAAGGAAACAATTTCCTATGCTGTTTTACCATTGGCAAATAGGATTATGTGGATAA
- a CDS encoding YdeI/OmpD-associated family protein — MAKKFAYKTVLVNGPFKGVYAEFPFDSVAEFGTKKHVWCNVKVEHKDYSMNLLPNGVGGHWVHLKKEILNELGKQEGDTINIEVERSTQARKIDIPDYLQWLFDNDPQMEKYFERMPISGKKFWIQFIKEPKNDDTKAERINRFFEYLHKHYAGKV; from the coding sequence ATGGCTAAAAAGTTCGCTTACAAAACCGTACTGGTTAATGGCCCGTTTAAAGGAGTTTACGCCGAATTTCCATTCGACAGTGTTGCTGAGTTTGGCACAAAAAAGCATGTTTGGTGCAACGTAAAAGTTGAACACAAAGACTATTCAATGAATTTGCTTCCCAATGGAGTTGGTGGACACTGGGTTCATCTGAAAAAAGAAATTCTGAACGAACTTGGGAAACAGGAAGGCGACACGATAAACATTGAAGTTGAAAGGAGTACACAAGCACGAAAGATCGATATTCCTGATTATTTACAATGGTTGTTCGACAACGATCCGCAAATGGAAAAATATTTTGAAAGGATGCCCATTTCGGGTAAAAAATTCTGGATTCAATTTATAAAAGAACCTAAAAACGATGATACAAAAGCAGAACGAATAAATCGTTTTTTTGAGTATTTGCACAAACATTATGCGGGTAAAGTGTAA
- a CDS encoding barstar family protein: MKQITVNINGDNFYDLESFYDEVDRVLTKDLGVKTGHNLDAFNDILCGDFGVFNYNETLKLIWTNFSKSKNNLGDELMSTLTDIINGHDHIEFITID; the protein is encoded by the coding sequence ATGAAACAGATTACGGTAAACATAAATGGCGATAATTTTTACGACCTTGAATCATTTTATGACGAAGTTGATAGAGTTCTAACAAAAGATTTAGGAGTAAAAACAGGTCATAATCTCGACGCATTTAATGATATTTTATGTGGAGATTTTGGAGTTTTTAACTACAATGAAACTTTAAAATTAATCTGGACAAATTTCTCAAAGAGCAAAAATAATTTAGGAGACGAACTCATGTCAACATTAACAGATATAATTAATGGACACGACCATATTGAATTCATAACTATTGATTAA
- a CDS encoding GNAT family N-acetyltransferase: MKFREITLQDIPAIFEVRVATDENNFTYEALEERGISEESVKEKLRTTYKGWLCEDDHQVVGFIIADKKTAEIWVIAVLPDYINKSIGSKLLQLAEHWLISSGKRKLWLVTDPDKTLRAYSFYIKHGWKETETKDGILYMEKDVSLLG; this comes from the coding sequence ATGAAATTCAGAGAAATAACATTACAAGATATTCCTGCCATTTTTGAAGTAAGAGTAGCCACCGATGAAAATAATTTCACTTACGAAGCGCTGGAAGAGCGCGGAATTTCGGAAGAATCGGTGAAAGAAAAACTAAGAACAACTTACAAAGGCTGGTTGTGCGAAGACGATCACCAGGTGGTAGGATTTATTATTGCCGATAAAAAAACAGCAGAGATTTGGGTAATTGCAGTTTTACCTGACTACATAAACAAAAGTATTGGAAGCAAATTATTGCAACTTGCCGAACACTGGTTAATTTCAAGTGGAAAAAGAAAATTATGGCTTGTTACCGATCCCGACAAAACCTTGCGGGCTTATTCGTTTTATATTAAACATGGCTGGAAAGAAACCGAAACAAAAGATGGCATTTTATATATGGAAAAAGATGTTTCTCTTTTGGGATAA
- a CDS encoding LruC domain-containing protein, with translation MKNYLAILLVLLLGSCLDDSVPELTEEQKDEQLVLTVPNDFSWSNISGVGIAVDIKLAGSATTTLDNTVIELYDEDDVLLDALAVIDGAVEFNVRIPAATGTLKLKSVAADYTMEISADENSVVLNVPSVQASKFARIDTDNDGVFDAFDSNPGDANVAINITPKQLGGDLKSAQAQASSVASYVIFEDLWPSKGDYDFNDLVSKTTFSWTRGKSNYVEEISGVCSVEWIGAGLELGLGFELFEMKGTNLYYLDDVIAEIEGASEDNTVRNGFIVFNRVQNVGLNEVTFTLKIKDKEFKEFVCIPYLFRTTKPEQQVRPFGTPPTKAQSMAMFNTYDDASPRTWSWNAGSKFKYPLQDEEAFYRTKENHPWGIEFITKKKFKPSSENKTILKSYPKFRDWAESGGKNSQDWYDIPAE, from the coding sequence ATGAAAAATTATCTTGCAATTTTACTGGTACTCCTTTTGGGGAGTTGTTTGGACGACAGCGTTCCTGAATTAACAGAAGAGCAAAAAGATGAACAGCTGGTTCTGACTGTTCCGAATGATTTTAGTTGGAGTAATATCTCAGGAGTTGGTATTGCTGTAGATATCAAACTTGCAGGTTCAGCTACTACTACACTTGACAATACAGTGATTGAATTGTACGACGAAGACGATGTGCTACTGGATGCACTTGCGGTTATTGACGGGGCGGTTGAGTTTAATGTGAGAATTCCTGCGGCTACCGGTACCTTAAAGTTAAAGTCGGTAGCAGCTGACTATACAATGGAAATATCAGCGGACGAAAATAGTGTTGTATTGAATGTTCCTTCGGTTCAAGCGTCGAAATTTGCTCGTATCGACACAGACAATGATGGTGTTTTTGATGCATTCGATTCAAATCCAGGCGATGCAAACGTAGCCATTAATATTACTCCAAAACAGCTTGGCGGAGATTTAAAAAGTGCGCAAGCTCAGGCCAGTTCTGTTGCTTCGTATGTAATTTTCGAAGATTTGTGGCCTTCAAAAGGTGATTACGATTTTAACGATTTGGTAAGTAAAACAACTTTTTCGTGGACGCGTGGTAAAAGCAATTATGTAGAAGAAATAAGCGGAGTTTGCAGTGTTGAATGGATAGGTGCCGGTTTAGAACTTGGTTTGGGTTTTGAATTGTTCGAAATGAAAGGTACCAACTTGTATTACCTCGATGATGTAATTGCGGAAATCGAAGGAGCAAGCGAAGACAATACCGTAAGAAATGGATTTATTGTTTTTAACAGGGTTCAAAATGTGGGACTGAACGAAGTTACCTTTACTTTAAAAATTAAGGATAAAGAGTTTAAAGAGTTTGTATGCATCCCTTATCTTTTCCGCACCACAAAGCCAGAGCAACAGGTTCGACCTTTTGGAACACCACCAACAAAAGCACAGTCAATGGCTATGTTTAATACTTACGACGATGCTTCTCCAAGAACCTGGTCGTGGAACGCAGGAAGTAAATTTAAATACCCATTGCAAGACGAAGAGGCATTTTATCGTACAAAAGAAAATCATCCCTGGGGAATTGAATTTATTACGAAGAAGAAATTTAAACCTTCATCTGAAAACAAAACCATATTAAAATCGTATCCAAAATTCAGAGACTGGGCCGAATCAGGAGGTAAGAATTCTCAGGACTGGTACGATATTCCTGCAGAATAA
- the amrS gene encoding AmmeMemoRadiSam system radical SAM enzyme — MQEALYYWKLEDNRIQCELCPWNCILSIDQTGNCKVRSNKNGTLITVVYNKVAALGSDPIEKKPLYHFYPGSTILSIGEVGCNLHCNFCQNHRISQCEAKQFSGFHNITSKRIIKEALKTWNNIGIAYTYNEPFTFYEFMLETAEKAAAAGLKNIVVSNGYINQQPLLKLLPFIDAFNIDLKAFSEDFYQTYTKGKLHVVLESLETIAQSQTHLEITNLVIPGLNDDLAEFEKMVKWIAEKLGAETPLHLSRYYPQFKMNIAQTPLETLNSLYKIAKKHLQHVYLGNVSDTERSSTYCPGCGAVLIERNRYKTELNNLSAEGTCKTCGSQANIKL; from the coding sequence ATGCAAGAGGCTCTTTATTACTGGAAATTGGAGGACAACAGAATTCAGTGCGAGTTGTGTCCATGGAATTGTATTTTAAGTATTGACCAAACCGGAAATTGCAAAGTAAGAAGCAATAAAAACGGGACGCTGATAACAGTGGTTTACAACAAAGTTGCCGCTTTAGGTTCCGATCCGATTGAAAAAAAACCACTTTACCATTTTTATCCGGGCTCGACCATTTTATCAATTGGCGAAGTGGGATGCAACCTGCATTGTAACTTCTGCCAGAACCATCGCATTTCGCAATGCGAGGCCAAACAGTTTTCCGGATTCCACAACATAACATCGAAACGTATTATTAAAGAAGCGCTTAAAACCTGGAACAACATTGGCATTGCTTATACTTACAACGAACCCTTCACTTTTTACGAATTTATGCTTGAAACAGCCGAAAAAGCAGCAGCGGCCGGATTAAAGAATATAGTGGTCTCCAACGGGTACATCAACCAACAACCACTGCTAAAACTACTTCCTTTTATCGACGCTTTTAACATCGACCTGAAAGCATTTTCGGAAGATTTTTACCAAACTTACACCAAAGGCAAACTACATGTTGTGTTGGAATCGCTTGAAACCATTGCACAAAGTCAAACGCATTTAGAAATTACAAACCTTGTAATTCCAGGGCTGAACGATGATTTAGCCGAGTTTGAAAAAATGGTAAAATGGATTGCGGAAAAACTTGGGGCAGAAACTCCGCTTCATCTTTCGCGCTACTATCCGCAATTCAAAATGAATATTGCACAAACTCCCCTTGAAACCCTAAACTCGTTGTATAAGATTGCGAAAAAACACCTCCAGCACGTGTATCTGGGAAATGTGAGCGACACAGAAAGATCGTCGACGTACTGTCCGGGATGTGGTGCCGTACTGATTGAACGGAACAGGTATAAAACAGAATTGAATAATTTATCGGCTGAAGGAACGTGCAAAACTTGTGGTTCGCAGGCAAACATCAAGCTTTAG
- the queG gene encoding tRNA epoxyqueuosine(34) reductase QueG: protein MTPDQNETVRKIKEKASSLGLLACDWLPVTYLNTEKDYFDAWINNGMNGEMEYMSRNTDKRLDPRLLFEGAKTILIVLQNYYPDKVQEDKNAPVLSKYAYGTDYHFVLKDKLRQLHTFIREEIEPCTGRPFVDSAPVLERAWANRAGLGWIGKNSNLISLEHGSFFFIGELIIDIELPYPELKPVHDHCGKCTKCIDACPTKAIVAERVVDARKCISYQTIELRGELDEQLSGQFENRVFGCDICQDVCPWNLKSQPHNETNFQPHPKLLQLSKNDWETMDKPLFNELFRNSAVKRTGFNGLQRNLKFLGNG, encoded by the coding sequence ATGACGCCGGATCAAAACGAAACAGTTAGAAAAATTAAAGAAAAAGCCAGTAGTTTGGGTTTACTGGCATGCGACTGGCTACCTGTAACTTATCTCAATACCGAAAAAGACTATTTCGATGCCTGGATAAATAATGGCATGAATGGCGAAATGGAATACATGAGCCGCAACACCGACAAACGTTTAGATCCGCGTTTACTGTTTGAAGGCGCAAAAACCATTTTAATTGTATTGCAGAACTACTACCCCGACAAAGTTCAGGAAGACAAAAATGCTCCGGTACTTTCGAAATATGCCTACGGAACGGATTACCACTTTGTATTAAAAGACAAATTACGCCAGCTACATACTTTTATCCGGGAAGAAATTGAACCTTGCACCGGAAGACCTTTTGTTGATTCGGCCCCCGTTTTGGAGCGGGCCTGGGCAAATCGTGCAGGTTTGGGATGGATTGGAAAAAACAGCAACCTGATTAGCCTGGAACACGGTAGTTTCTTTTTTATTGGTGAATTAATAATTGATATTGAACTGCCTTACCCGGAGTTGAAACCGGTGCACGACCACTGTGGGAAATGTACAAAATGCATTGACGCTTGCCCTACAAAAGCAATTGTTGCCGAACGTGTAGTTGATGCACGAAAATGTATATCGTACCAAACCATTGAACTTCGTGGCGAACTGGATGAACAGCTGAGCGGACAATTTGAAAACCGTGTTTTTGGCTGCGACATTTGCCAGGATGTGTGCCCGTGGAATTTAAAATCGCAGCCACACAACGAAACAAACTTTCAGCCTCATCCTAAATTGCTTCAGCTATCTAAAAACGATTGGGAAACAATGGATAAACCGCTGTTTAACGAACTTTTCAGAAATTCGGCAGTAAAACGAACCGGTTTTAACGGACTACAGCGTAACCTTAAATTTTTGGGGAATGGCTAA
- a CDS encoding sulfatase → MKPNFSIFYLSIFLLIAGCSSNTEQKTAEKTPNFVIVFIDDMGYGDIGTQGATGWTTPNLDKMAAEGMRFTNFYSAQPVCSASRAGLMTGCYPNRIGFSGALFPTSQVGLNPQETTIAEMLKEKGYATGIFGKWHLGHLKEFLPLQHGFDEYLGLPYSNDMWPLSDVGEPVPEGHHRGSNPELPLIEGNETLETITDLKGQDKLTTLYTEKAVDFINRNAQNPFFLYVPHSMGHVPLGVSDKFRGKSEQGFYGDVMMEIDWSVGEIEKALEANGISGNTVFIFTTDNGPWLNYGNHAGSAGGLREGKTTSWEGGQRVPFIIKWPAKTPAGAICDKLGCAVDILPSFAKIAGANLPELKIDGLDITELWEGNTNAHLRDEILFYYGKNNLNGVRKGNWKLVLPHTWLSYNTEPGKDGHGGKRIPMTVEKPELYNMMRDPGEQFNVYESYPEKVAELMKVVEAARAELGDLNVGIEKGSGTREIGRK, encoded by the coding sequence ATGAAACCTAATTTTAGCATATTTTATCTTAGCATATTTCTACTAATCGCAGGGTGTTCAAGCAACACGGAGCAAAAAACGGCAGAAAAAACACCCAACTTTGTTATTGTATTTATCGACGACATGGGTTATGGCGACATCGGAACTCAGGGAGCCACCGGATGGACAACACCCAACCTCGACAAAATGGCTGCTGAAGGAATGCGTTTTACCAACTTCTATTCAGCGCAACCGGTATGCAGTGCCTCGCGTGCCGGATTAATGACCGGTTGCTACCCCAACCGAATCGGTTTCTCAGGAGCATTGTTCCCTACAAGCCAGGTTGGACTCAACCCACAGGAAACTACCATTGCTGAAATGCTGAAAGAAAAAGGCTATGCCACAGGTATTTTTGGCAAGTGGCATTTGGGACACTTAAAAGAATTCCTTCCCCTTCAACATGGTTTCGATGAATATTTGGGACTACCTTATTCGAATGACATGTGGCCGCTTAGCGATGTGGGAGAACCGGTTCCGGAAGGACATCACCGCGGAAGCAATCCCGAACTGCCGCTAATAGAAGGAAATGAAACACTGGAAACCATCACCGACTTAAAAGGACAAGATAAACTAACCACATTATACACCGAAAAAGCCGTTGATTTTATTAATCGCAATGCACAAAATCCTTTCTTTTTATATGTACCACATTCAATGGGGCACGTTCCCTTGGGTGTATCCGACAAATTCAGAGGGAAAAGCGAACAGGGATTTTATGGCGATGTAATGATGGAAATTGACTGGAGTGTTGGTGAAATAGAAAAGGCACTTGAAGCCAATGGCATTTCGGGAAATACGGTTTTTATTTTTACAACCGACAATGGCCCGTGGCTAAACTATGGAAACCACGCCGGTTCGGCAGGTGGCTTGCGCGAAGGCAAAACAACCAGCTGGGAAGGCGGACAACGGGTACCTTTTATCATTAAATGGCCGGCAAAAACTCCGGCCGGAGCCATCTGCGACAAACTTGGATGTGCCGTTGATATTCTGCCAAGTTTTGCCAAAATTGCAGGAGCGAATCTTCCTGAATTAAAAATTGACGGGCTCGACATTACTGAACTCTGGGAAGGAAATACCAATGCCCACCTCCGCGATGAAATTTTGTTTTACTATGGAAAAAACAACCTGAATGGAGTGCGAAAAGGAAACTGGAAACTGGTGCTGCCGCACACCTGGCTATCGTACAACACAGAACCGGGGAAAGATGGACACGGTGGTAAACGAATTCCAATGACAGTTGAAAAGCCCGAACTTTACAACATGATGCGCGATCCGGGCGAACAGTTTAATGTTTACGAATCGTACCCTGAAAAAGTGGCAGAACTGATGAAAGTGGTTGAAGCTGCGCGCGCCGAACTGGGCGATTTAAATGTGGGCATAGAAAAAGGATCGGGTACGCGCGAAATCGGGAGAAAGTAA